The following proteins are encoded in a genomic region of Triticum dicoccoides isolate Atlit2015 ecotype Zavitan chromosome 1B, WEW_v2.0, whole genome shotgun sequence:
- the LOC119346263 gene encoding uncharacterized protein LOC119346263 gives MGFQVAAVVPSPCPPSTSSRSPFLGGGGGCGMLARSWAPGGLVSRRRGEGRPARCALSASIDGVGGGDMEFLRRIEELAASAGVRTAGCGWPPSLEQSASSVGLPLSLRILKRKKQQRRQQVPPRSRWDERLSLGSAGESVGRAFSSMVLIVRELQSFALQQMLCDDLQAVLARAHGEMQDSFVWLFQHIFAGTPALMLSLMLLLANFTVHSMSNSVAAAAVAPTPPAAPAATVVDTQHTEPSNPRFDAASVKTFTAGRTASVGGGSGGGGDVRPVAGASGDDRGDESRYSLSRVAPQQLTPLAGTGVENVVPGAAAVDEQAIWERMVAEASSMQADARADELTDPDVLGNLVAPVEAEIETEDVGEYARTEQRYKLAVSEEPNNSLILANFAQFLYITRKDHKRAEHYFERAVRAEPTDAEALSRYATFLWKARDDVEAAEETYQEAIAADPGNAHYAAAYAHFLWNTGGEDTCFPLD, from the exons ATGGGCTTCCAGGTGGCGGCCGTCGTGCCATCGCCGTGCCCGCCCTCGACTTCCTCGCGGTCCCCgttcctcggcggcggcggcggctgcggcatgCTCGCGAGATCCTGGGCGCCCGGCGGTCTTGTGTCGCGCCGGCGAGGCGAGGGGCGGCCAGCGAGGTGCGCGCTGAGTGCCAGCATAGATGGCGTGGGCGGCGGGGACATGGAGTTCTTGAGGCGGATAGAGGAGCTGGCGGCGTCGGCGGGGGTGCGGACGGCGGGGTGCGGGTGGCCGCCGAGCCTGGAACAGAGCGCGAGCAGCGTCGGGCTGCCCCTGTCCCTTAGGATTCTGAAGCGGAAGAagcagcagcggcggcagcagGTGCCGCCGCGGTCGCGGTGGGACGAGCGGCTGAGCCTGGGCTCCGCCGGCGAGTCGGTGGGCCGCGCCTTCTCCTCCATGGTGCTCATCGTGCGGGAGCTGCAGAGCTTCGCGCTGCAGCAGATGCTCTGCGACGACCTGCAGGCCGTCCTGGCGCGCGCCCACGGCGAGATGCAGGACTCGTTCGTCTGGCTCTTCCAGCACATCTTCGCCGGCACCCCGGCGCTCATGCTCTCCCTCATGCTCCTCCTCGCCAACTTCACCGTCCACTCGATGAGCAacagcgtcgccgccgccgccgtcgcaccgACCCCGCCCGCTGCCCCGGCTGCTACGGTGGTCGACACCCAGCATACCGAGCCATCCAACCCGCGGTTCGACGCGGCTTCCGTCAAGACGTTCACTGCTGGCCGCACTGCTTCGGTCGGTGGGGGCAGCGGGGGTGGCGGCGATGTCCGGCCCGTCGCGGGAGCTTCCGGCGACGACCGGGGGGACGAATCCCGCTACAGTCTAAGCCGCGTCGCACCACAGCAACTAACGCCGCTGGCGGGGACGGGCGTGGAGAATGTCGTGCCCGGCGCCGCCGCCGTGGACGAGCAGGCCATCTGGGAAAGGATGGTCGCGGAGGCCTCGAGCATGCAGGCCGATGCGCGCGCCGACGAGTTGACGGACCCGGACGTGCTGGGGAACCTGGTCGCGCCGGTGGAGGCGGAGATCGAGACGGAGGACGTCGGCGAGTACGCGCGGACGGAGCAAAGGTACAAGCTGGCCGTGTCCGAGGAGCCCAACAACTCGCTCATCCTCGCCAACTTCGCCCAATTCCTCTACATCACGCGGAAGGACCACAAGCG GGCGGAGCACTACTTCGAGCGGGCGGTGCGGGCGGAGCcgacggacgcggaggcgctgagcCGATACGCGACGTTCCTGTGGAAGGCGCGGGACGACGTCGAGGCGGCGGAGGAGACGTACCAGGAGGCCATCGCGGCCGACCCCGGCAACGCGCACTACGCCGCTGCGTACGCGCATTTCCTCTGGAACACCGGCGGCGAGGACACGTGCTTCCCCCTCGACTGA